From Solea senegalensis isolate Sse05_10M linkage group LG7, IFAPA_SoseM_1, whole genome shotgun sequence, a single genomic window includes:
- the tox3 gene encoding TOX high mobility group box family member 3 has product MDVRFYPTAGGNPIPGDPPNLDFAHCLGYYNFNKFQNNNNYMNMAEANGALLAAGDTFHTPSLGDEEFEIPPITPPPEMESGLGLSEVDSPFPAMPEPPGPHRGPLIPQFPPQSLDLPSITISRNMMDQEGMTVNNGQPVVSTPMHLNR; this is encoded by the exons aTGGATGTAAGATTTTACCCCACTGCTGGTGGAAATCCTATTCCAGGAGATCCACCTAACCTGGATTTTGCGCACTGTTTGGGCTACTACAACTTCAACAAG tttcaaaacaacaacaactacatgaACATGGCAGAGGCGAATGGGGCCCTGCTCGCTGCAGGCGAT ACCTTTCATACGCCAAGTTTGGGTGATGAGGAGTTTGAGATTCCTCCAATTACACCTCCGCCAGAGATGGAGTCTGGTCTGGGTCTATCGGAAGTGGACTCACCTTTCCCAGCAATGCCAGAACCCCCAGGTCCACACAGGGGTCCGTTAATCCCTCAGTTCCCCCCTCAGAGCCTGGATCTGCCATCCATTACCATCTCACGCAACATGATGGATCAGGAAGGGATGACTGTCAACAATGGGCAACCTGTGGTGAGCACTCCTATGCATTTAAACCGCTAG